A genomic region of Arachis stenosperma cultivar V10309 chromosome 9, arast.V10309.gnm1.PFL2, whole genome shotgun sequence contains the following coding sequences:
- the LOC130950216 gene encoding uncharacterized protein At4g04775-like: protein MTPSKGSSSSSNRHGGRLGGGHSCSVIGDGNISSLSKVEIPKGQHPKCLCGLYAIISTSRTHENPGRLFFGCPLYKEKLSHCKFFTWVDKIFDIKLRNDNSVKNVTMDGGEIAADILPMYDTNDAGLEHKLMELQNIIDLLELQKNVVPKAEGKSKCTNVVLVIMFFAMLVLILSVTIAIL, encoded by the exons ATGACACCAAGCAAAGGAAGCTCGTCGTCTTCGAATCGCCATGGTGGGAGACTCGGCGGTGGCCATAGTTGTAGCGTTATCGGAGACGGTAACATCAGCAGCCTAAGCAAAGTTGAAATCCCCAAAGGACAACACCCAAAATGTCTATGCGGTTTGTATGCAATAATCTCTACTTCAAGGACTCATGAAAATCCAGGTAGACTATTTTTTGGATGCCCACTATATAAG GAAAAGTTATCTCATTGCAAGTTCTTTACATGGGTTGACAAGATTTTTGACATTAAGTTGAGAAATGATAACTCGGTGAAGAATGTaaccatggatggtggtgagaTTGCTGCTGATATTTTACCCATGTATGATACCAATGATGCTGGTTTGGAACACAAACTGATGGAGTTACAAAATATAATTGATTTGTTAGAGCTTCAGAAAAATGTAGTCCCAAAAGCTGAGGGCAAGAGTAAATGTACGAATGTAGTACTTGTTATCATGTTCTTTGCAATGTTAGTGTTGATTTTGTCAGTAACAATAGCTATTTTGTAA
- the LOC130950853 gene encoding stress enhanced protein 1, chloroplastic isoform X2 produces MAVVVQPSASLSLSFRDAACVFTPPPKHFATSRLALSNLVPTRASFVTGSPLLIQTSYERKTICKAMPFSIKCEQSSQGGNSVDVWLGRLAMVGFASAITVEIATGKGLLENFGVTAPLPTVALAVTGLVGVLTAIFIFHINACCSNGSDIEGLKTLPVVQVNFDSFEILSPFQTSIIVN; encoded by the exons ATGGCAGTTGTTGTTCAACCCTCTGCTTCTCTTTCCCTCTCTTTTCGCGATGCTGCTTGTGTTTTCACTCCACCTCCAAAGCATTTTGCCACTTCTCGCCTTGCTCTTTCGAATTTGGTTCCAACTCGAGCATCCTTCGTTACTGGTTCCCCACTCT TGATTCAAACAAGTTATGAAAGGAAAACCATATGCAAGGCAATGCCATTTTCAATAAAGTGCGAGCAAAGTTCACAGGGAGGGAACAGTGTGGATGTATGGCTAGGCCGGCTAGCCATGGTTGGCTTTGCATCGGCCATCACTGTCGAAATTGCTACTGGCAAGGGTCTCCTTGAG AACTTTGGAGTTACAGCTCCACTGCCTACAGTTGCCTTGGCAGTAACAGGACTGGTGGGTGTTTTGACTGCAATTTTCATCTTCCA caTCAACGCCTGTTGTAGTAATGGAAGCGATATTGAAGGCCTCAAAACTTTGCCTGTTGTGCAAGTCAATTTTGATTCCTTCGAAATATTGTCCCCATTCCAAACAAGTATCATTGTGAATTGA
- the LOC130950853 gene encoding stress enhanced protein 1, chloroplastic isoform X1, with protein sequence MAVVVQPSASLSLSFRDAACVFTPPPKHFATSRLALSNLVPTRASFVTGSPLSVIQTSYERKTICKAMPFSIKCEQSSQGGNSVDVWLGRLAMVGFASAITVEIATGKGLLENFGVTAPLPTVALAVTGLVGVLTAIFIFQSASKN encoded by the exons ATGGCAGTTGTTGTTCAACCCTCTGCTTCTCTTTCCCTCTCTTTTCGCGATGCTGCTTGTGTTTTCACTCCACCTCCAAAGCATTTTGCCACTTCTCGCCTTGCTCTTTCGAATTTGGTTCCAACTCGAGCATCCTTCGTTACTGGTTCCCCACTCT CAGTGATTCAAACAAGTTATGAAAGGAAAACCATATGCAAGGCAATGCCATTTTCAATAAAGTGCGAGCAAAGTTCACAGGGAGGGAACAGTGTGGATGTATGGCTAGGCCGGCTAGCCATGGTTGGCTTTGCATCGGCCATCACTGTCGAAATTGCTACTGGCAAGGGTCTCCTTGAG AACTTTGGAGTTACAGCTCCACTGCCTACAGTTGCCTTGGCAGTAACAGGACTGGTGGGTGTTTTGACTGCAATTTTCATCTTCCAGTCAGCCTCAAAGAACTGA
- the LOC130950905 gene encoding ADP-ribosylation factor 1: MGKVMSRLAKRFLPKYEWRIPMVGLDSSGKTTILYKLKLGDTVRTIPTIGFNVESVEYKNASFTIWDVGGQQKIRPLWRHYFQNTVGLIFVVDSSDRHRIIEARNELHNILTDHELRNAILLVFANKQDLSTAMSVAEIADKLGLHSLEDRSWYIQSTSAISGQGLYQGLDWLIDNISTRKHEK, from the exons ATGGGTAAGGTGATGTCTCGGTTGGCAAAGAGGTTCTTACCAAAATATGAATGGAGGATCCCAATGGTGGGTCTTGATTCTTCAGGGAAGACTACCATTCTCTACAAGCTCAAACTGGGGGACACAGTCAGAACCATACCAACTATTG GTTTTAATGTGGAGAGTGTAGAGTATAAAAATGCAAGCTTTACTATCTGGGATGTTGGAGGACAACAGAAG ATTCGGCCATTGTGGAGGCATTACTTTCAAAACACCGTTGGACTCATCTTTGTGGTGGATAGCAGTGACCGGCACAGAATCATAGAAGCTCGTAATGAACTCCATAATATTCTAACTGAT CATGAACTCCGCAATGCTATACTACTTGTGTTCGCCAATAAGCAGGACCTCTCAACTGCCATGAGTGTTGCTGAGATTGCTGATAAGCTTGGCTTACATTCGCTTGAAGATCGTAGTTG GTACATTCAGAGCACTTCTGCCATCTCAGGCCAAGGACTCTATCAAGGTCTTGATTGGCTAATTGACAACATATCAACCAGGAAGCATGAGAAATGA